In Salmo salar chromosome ssa15, Ssal_v3.1, whole genome shotgun sequence, one genomic interval encodes:
- the LOC106572373 gene encoding WD repeat-containing protein 13 isoform X1 has translation MACMIADICPGRGFPSTLTVCGMAAVWQQVLAVDARYNAYRTPTFPQFRTQYIRRRSQLLRENAKCGFEPGLRRHYLRLRSQLLALRYGPLSEQSSFRASSVRSSRTTLDRMEDFEEDPRAQGARGHRRSVSRGSYQLQAQMNRAVYDERTPGALVPTSVAEASRAMAGDTTLSENYAFAGMHHIFDQHVDSAVPRLQFANDDKHLLACCSLDGTLSIMILSPSPPSVKVVLKGHAGPVTDFAWSLSNDVIVSTSKDGTLRIWNTEDGRCIREVRDPEASELLCCTFQPMNNNLTVVGNSKHLLQVVNISTGKKVKGGSSKLTGRVLSMSFDAPGRILWAGDDRGSVFSFLFDMATGKLTKAKRLVVSEGSPICSISARSWISREARDPSLLINACVNKLLLYRVVDNEGTLQLKRSFPIKHGSQPLHSIFCPLMSFRQGACVVTGSEDACVYFFDVERNTKAIVNKLQGHGGPVLDVSFNCDESLLASADSTGMVIIWRREQK, from the exons ATGGCTTgcatg ATAGCTGACATCTGCCCTGGCCGTGGCTTCCCCTCTACCTTGACTGTTTGTGGAATGGCTGCAGTTTGGCAGCAGGTGTTGGCAGTGGACGCAAG GTACAATGCATACCGCACGCCTACGTTCCCACAGTTCCGCACGCAATACATCCGGCGGCGCAGCCAGCTACTCAGGGAAAACGCCAAGTGTGGCTTTGAGCCGGGGCTGCGCAGGCATTACCTGAGGCTGCGCAGCCAGCTGCTGGCCCTGCGCTACGGGCCCCTGTCTGAGCAGAGCAGCTTCAGGGCCAGCAGTGTGCGCAGCTCCCGCACCACACTGGACCGCATGGAG GATTTTGAGGAGGACCCCCGTGCTCAGGGGGCTCGTGGTCACCGTCGATCTGTGAGCAGAGGCTCCTACCAGCTACAGGCCCAGATGAACAGGGCAGTCTATGATGAGAG GACCCCAGGTGCCTTGGTGCCAACCTCTGTGGCAGAAGCTAGCCGTGCCATGGCTGGGGATACCACTCTGAGCGAGAACTATGCTTTTGCTGGCATGCACCACATATTCGACCAACATGTGGACTCTGCAG TTCCACGGCTGCAATTTGCTAATGATGACAAGCACCTCCTAGCCTGCTGCTCATTGGACGGCACCCTGTCCATCATGATCCTGTCCCCGTCCCCGCCCAGTGTGAAGGTTGTCCTGAAGGGTCATGCAGGTCCCGTCACCGACTTTGCTTGGTCCCTTAGCAACGACGTCATCGTGTCGACATCAAAGGATGGGACACTGCGTATTTGGAACACGGAGGATGGGAGGTGTATCCGTGAGGTCAGAGACCCGGAAGCTAGCGAACTGCTTTGCTGCACCTTCCAGCCCATGAATAACAACCTCACAGTG gtagggaacagtaAGCACCTCCTGCAGGTGGTGAACATCTCCACTGGGAAGAAGGTGAAGGGGGGTTCCAGTAAGCTGACGGGACGGGTACTGTCTATGTCCTTTGATGCCCCTGGGAGGATCCTGTGGGCCGGGGACGACAGGGGCAGCGTCTTCTCCTTCCTGTTTGACATGGCCACAG GGAAGCTGACCAAAGCCAAGCGGCTTGTGGTGAGTGAGGGCAGCCCAATCTGCAGCATATCTGCCCGCTCCTGGATCAGCAGAGAGGCTCGAGACCCCTCCTTGCTGATCAACGCCTGTGTCAACAAACTGCTACTCTACAG AGTGGTGGATAATGAAGGCACTCTGCAGCTTAAGAGGAGCTTCCCCATCAAGCACGGCTCCCAGCCCCTTCACAGCATCTTCTGCCCTCTCATGTCCTTCAGACAGGGCGCCTGTGTTG TGACTGGCAGTGAGGATGCCTGTGTCTACTTCTTCGATGTGGAGCGCAACACTAAGGCCATAGTCAACAAGCTGCAGGGTCACGGTGGCCCAGTGCTGGATGTCAGCTTCAACTGTGACGAGAGCTTACTGGCTTCTGCAGACTCCACTGGCATGGTCATCATCTGGAGGCGGGAGCAGAAGTGA
- the LOC106572377 gene encoding histone-lysine N-methyltransferase SUV39H1 isoform X2, with amino-acid sequence MKGLCAWIWGSTGNKCTTSKWSTCVTTRGHLFLEREFYLVKWKGYPDHMNTWEPRKNLRCVELLRQFWDDVFLELQRQKKTVVPNQFETELSSYLEQRARHRQSLQRWEAQINCVGGLTKRILVRNCVDLEGPPNNFTYINNYKVGEGVSMTTMAVGCECTNCLENPVGGCCPGVSGHGFAYNECGQVKVKPGEPIYECNNMCRCGPDCPNRVVQRGIQHTLCIFKTDNGRGWGVRTSERIRRHSFVMEYVGEIITTEEAERRGQVYDRQGATYLFDLDYVEDEYTIDAAHYGNVSHFVNHSCNPNLQVYNVFIDNLDERLPRLAFFSNRGISAGEELTFDYNMQIDPIDVESTKMDSNFSMTRSPKKASLITGSPKKLHMTGSPKKDPLMIGSPKKDPLMIGSPKKDPLMIGSPKKDPLMIGSPKKDPLMIGSPQKDPLMIGSPKKRARMECKCGTDNCRGYLF; translated from the exons ATGAAGGGATTGTGTGCTTGGATCTGGGGGTCAACAGGAAACAAATGCACAACTTCGAAGTGGAGTACCTGTGTGACTACAAGAGGACACTTGTTCCTG GAGCGAGAGTTCTACTTGGTTAAATGGAAGGGTTACCCAGATCACATGAACACATGGGAGCCGAGGAAAAACCTGCGGTGTGTGGAGCTCCTACGTCAGTTCTGGGACGATGTCTTCCTGGAGCTGCAGAGACAGAAAAAGACCGTAGTCCCCAACCAGTTTGAAACAGAGCTGTCCTCTTACCTGGAGCAGAGGGCCAGGCATAGGCAGAGCCTGCAGAGGTGGGAGGCCCAGATCAACTGTGTCGGAGGCCTCACCAAACGCATCCTGGTCCGCAACTGTGTGGACCTGGAGGGCCCTCCGAATAACTTCACCTACATCAACAACTACAAG GTGGGTGAGGGCGTTTCGATGACGACAATGGCAGTGGGGTGCGAGTGCACCAACTGTTTGGAGAATCCTGTGGGTGGTTGCTGCCCAGGAGTATCGGGACATGGCTTTGCCTACAACGAGTGTGGGCAGGTGAAGGTTAAGCCTGGGGAGCCCATCTATGAGTGCAACAATATGTGTCGCTGTGGACCAGACTGCCCCAACAGAGTGGTACAGAGAGGGATCCAGCATACCCTCTGCATCTTCAAAACAGACAACGGGCGGGGGTGGGGAGTACGGACCTCTGAGCGTATCAGAAGGCATTCCTTCGTCATGGAGTATGTTGGAGAG atcatcactacagaggaggcagagaggcggGGTCAGGTCTATGACAGACAGGGAGCAACATACCTGTTTGACCTGGACTATGTGGAGGATGAGTACACCATTGATGCTGCTCACTATGGAAATGTATCCCACTTTGTCAACCACAGT TGCAACCCTAACCTGCAGGTGTATAACGTATTCATAGACAACCTGGATGAGCGACTGCCACGCCTGGCTTTCTTCTCAAACCGTGGTATCAGCGCTGGGGAGGAGCTCACCTTCGACTACAATATGCAGA TTGATCCAATAGATGTGGAGAGTACAAAGATGGACTCCAATTTCAGCATGACTAGATCACCCAAAAAGGCTTCTCTCATAACTGGATCACCCAAGAAGCTTCACATGACTGGATCACCCAAAAAGGATCCCCTCATGATTGGATCACCCAAAAAGGATCCCCTCATGATTGGATCACCCAAAAAGGATCCCCTCATGATTGGATCACCCAAAAAGGATCCCCTCATGATTGGATCACCCAAAAAGGATCCCCTCATGATTGGATCACCCCAAAAGGATCCCCTCATGATTGGATCACCCAAAAAGCGAGCGCGCATGGAGTGCAAGTGTGGGACAGACAATTGCAGGGGGTACTTGTTTTAG
- the LOC106572373 gene encoding WD repeat-containing protein 13 isoform X2 yields the protein MAAVWQQVLAVDARYNAYRTPTFPQFRTQYIRRRSQLLRENAKCGFEPGLRRHYLRLRSQLLALRYGPLSEQSSFRASSVRSSRTTLDRMEDFEEDPRAQGARGHRRSVSRGSYQLQAQMNRAVYDERTPGALVPTSVAEASRAMAGDTTLSENYAFAGMHHIFDQHVDSAVPRLQFANDDKHLLACCSLDGTLSIMILSPSPPSVKVVLKGHAGPVTDFAWSLSNDVIVSTSKDGTLRIWNTEDGRCIREVRDPEASELLCCTFQPMNNNLTVVGNSKHLLQVVNISTGKKVKGGSSKLTGRVLSMSFDAPGRILWAGDDRGSVFSFLFDMATGKLTKAKRLVVSEGSPICSISARSWISREARDPSLLINACVNKLLLYRVVDNEGTLQLKRSFPIKHGSQPLHSIFCPLMSFRQGACVVTGSEDACVYFFDVERNTKAIVNKLQGHGGPVLDVSFNCDESLLASADSTGMVIIWRREQK from the exons ATGGCTGCAGTTTGGCAGCAGGTGTTGGCAGTGGACGCAAG GTACAATGCATACCGCACGCCTACGTTCCCACAGTTCCGCACGCAATACATCCGGCGGCGCAGCCAGCTACTCAGGGAAAACGCCAAGTGTGGCTTTGAGCCGGGGCTGCGCAGGCATTACCTGAGGCTGCGCAGCCAGCTGCTGGCCCTGCGCTACGGGCCCCTGTCTGAGCAGAGCAGCTTCAGGGCCAGCAGTGTGCGCAGCTCCCGCACCACACTGGACCGCATGGAG GATTTTGAGGAGGACCCCCGTGCTCAGGGGGCTCGTGGTCACCGTCGATCTGTGAGCAGAGGCTCCTACCAGCTACAGGCCCAGATGAACAGGGCAGTCTATGATGAGAG GACCCCAGGTGCCTTGGTGCCAACCTCTGTGGCAGAAGCTAGCCGTGCCATGGCTGGGGATACCACTCTGAGCGAGAACTATGCTTTTGCTGGCATGCACCACATATTCGACCAACATGTGGACTCTGCAG TTCCACGGCTGCAATTTGCTAATGATGACAAGCACCTCCTAGCCTGCTGCTCATTGGACGGCACCCTGTCCATCATGATCCTGTCCCCGTCCCCGCCCAGTGTGAAGGTTGTCCTGAAGGGTCATGCAGGTCCCGTCACCGACTTTGCTTGGTCCCTTAGCAACGACGTCATCGTGTCGACATCAAAGGATGGGACACTGCGTATTTGGAACACGGAGGATGGGAGGTGTATCCGTGAGGTCAGAGACCCGGAAGCTAGCGAACTGCTTTGCTGCACCTTCCAGCCCATGAATAACAACCTCACAGTG gtagggaacagtaAGCACCTCCTGCAGGTGGTGAACATCTCCACTGGGAAGAAGGTGAAGGGGGGTTCCAGTAAGCTGACGGGACGGGTACTGTCTATGTCCTTTGATGCCCCTGGGAGGATCCTGTGGGCCGGGGACGACAGGGGCAGCGTCTTCTCCTTCCTGTTTGACATGGCCACAG GGAAGCTGACCAAAGCCAAGCGGCTTGTGGTGAGTGAGGGCAGCCCAATCTGCAGCATATCTGCCCGCTCCTGGATCAGCAGAGAGGCTCGAGACCCCTCCTTGCTGATCAACGCCTGTGTCAACAAACTGCTACTCTACAG AGTGGTGGATAATGAAGGCACTCTGCAGCTTAAGAGGAGCTTCCCCATCAAGCACGGCTCCCAGCCCCTTCACAGCATCTTCTGCCCTCTCATGTCCTTCAGACAGGGCGCCTGTGTTG TGACTGGCAGTGAGGATGCCTGTGTCTACTTCTTCGATGTGGAGCGCAACACTAAGGCCATAGTCAACAAGCTGCAGGGTCACGGTGGCCCAGTGCTGGATGTCAGCTTCAACTGTGACGAGAGCTTACTGGCTTCTGCAGACTCCACTGGCATGGTCATCATCTGGAGGCGGGAGCAGAAGTGA
- the LOC106572373 gene encoding WD repeat-containing protein 13 isoform X4: MDFEEDPRAQGARGHRRSVSRGSYQLQAQMNRAVYDERTPGALVPTSVAEASRAMAGDTTLSENYAFAGMHHIFDQHVDSAVPRLQFANDDKHLLACCSLDGTLSIMILSPSPPSVKVVLKGHAGPVTDFAWSLSNDVIVSTSKDGTLRIWNTEDGRCIREVRDPEASELLCCTFQPMNNNLTVVGNSKHLLQVVNISTGKKVKGGSSKLTGRVLSMSFDAPGRILWAGDDRGSVFSFLFDMATGKLTKAKRLVVSEGSPICSISARSWISREARDPSLLINACVNKLLLYRVVDNEGTLQLKRSFPIKHGSQPLHSIFCPLMSFRQGACVVTGSEDACVYFFDVERNTKAIVNKLQGHGGPVLDVSFNCDESLLASADSTGMVIIWRREQK; encoded by the exons ATG GATTTTGAGGAGGACCCCCGTGCTCAGGGGGCTCGTGGTCACCGTCGATCTGTGAGCAGAGGCTCCTACCAGCTACAGGCCCAGATGAACAGGGCAGTCTATGATGAGAG GACCCCAGGTGCCTTGGTGCCAACCTCTGTGGCAGAAGCTAGCCGTGCCATGGCTGGGGATACCACTCTGAGCGAGAACTATGCTTTTGCTGGCATGCACCACATATTCGACCAACATGTGGACTCTGCAG TTCCACGGCTGCAATTTGCTAATGATGACAAGCACCTCCTAGCCTGCTGCTCATTGGACGGCACCCTGTCCATCATGATCCTGTCCCCGTCCCCGCCCAGTGTGAAGGTTGTCCTGAAGGGTCATGCAGGTCCCGTCACCGACTTTGCTTGGTCCCTTAGCAACGACGTCATCGTGTCGACATCAAAGGATGGGACACTGCGTATTTGGAACACGGAGGATGGGAGGTGTATCCGTGAGGTCAGAGACCCGGAAGCTAGCGAACTGCTTTGCTGCACCTTCCAGCCCATGAATAACAACCTCACAGTG gtagggaacagtaAGCACCTCCTGCAGGTGGTGAACATCTCCACTGGGAAGAAGGTGAAGGGGGGTTCCAGTAAGCTGACGGGACGGGTACTGTCTATGTCCTTTGATGCCCCTGGGAGGATCCTGTGGGCCGGGGACGACAGGGGCAGCGTCTTCTCCTTCCTGTTTGACATGGCCACAG GGAAGCTGACCAAAGCCAAGCGGCTTGTGGTGAGTGAGGGCAGCCCAATCTGCAGCATATCTGCCCGCTCCTGGATCAGCAGAGAGGCTCGAGACCCCTCCTTGCTGATCAACGCCTGTGTCAACAAACTGCTACTCTACAG AGTGGTGGATAATGAAGGCACTCTGCAGCTTAAGAGGAGCTTCCCCATCAAGCACGGCTCCCAGCCCCTTCACAGCATCTTCTGCCCTCTCATGTCCTTCAGACAGGGCGCCTGTGTTG TGACTGGCAGTGAGGATGCCTGTGTCTACTTCTTCGATGTGGAGCGCAACACTAAGGCCATAGTCAACAAGCTGCAGGGTCACGGTGGCCCAGTGCTGGATGTCAGCTTCAACTGTGACGAGAGCTTACTGGCTTCTGCAGACTCCACTGGCATGGTCATCATCTGGAGGCGGGAGCAGAAGTGA
- the LOC106572378 gene encoding probable G-protein coupled receptor 173 — protein MSNQTQIFGIDGPGSLLAVLASQRASSISSTSSSSEGISAAAVSTYVKLVFLGLILCVSLAGNLLVSLLVLQDRAFHKAPYFFLLDLCLADVIRSAACFPFVLVSVHNSSAWTYSAFSCKLVAFLAVLFCFHAAFMLFCVAVTRYLAIAHHRFYAKRMTVWTCAAIICMVWTLAIAMASPPVFDVGTYKFIQDEDQCIFEHRYLKTNDTLGFMLMLAVVVLATHGFYAKLLLFEYKHRKMKPVQLVPAISQNWTFHGPGATGQAAANWIAGFGRGPMPPTLLGIRQTLHNQQHRCLLGMEEVRSERRLGRMFYIITLLFLVLWAPYIVACFWRVFVKSCSIPHRYLSITVWMSFAQAGVNPIFCLLLNEDLRKVLRAHLPTYSRTRQHQQLHRHELFVFTIT, from the coding sequence ATGTCTAACCAGACCCAGATCTTTGGCATTGATGGCCCAGGGAGCCTGCTGGCAGTGTTGGCCTCACAGAGGGCCAGTAGCAttagcagcaccagcagcagcagtgaaGGAATCTCAGCTGCGGCCGTGTCCACCTATGTCAAGTTGGTGTTCCTGGGCCTGATCCTCTGTGTCAGCCTAGCAGGCAACCTGCTGGTGTCTCTGTTGGTCCTCCAAGACCGAGCCTTTCACAAGGCCCCCTATTTCTTCCTGCTGGACCTTTGCCTAGCTGATGTCATCCGTTCTGCTGCCTGCTTCCCCTTCGTCCTGGTGTCTGTCCACAACAGCTCGGCAtggacctacagtgccttcagctgCAAGCTGGTGGCCTTCCTAGCTGTGCTCTTCTGTTTTCATGCTGCCTTCATGCTGTTCTGTGTGGCTGTGACCCGCTACCTGGCCATCGCCCACCACCGCTTCTACGCCAAACGCATGACGGTCTGGACCTGCGCTGCCATCATCTGCATGGTCTGGACTTTGGCCATTGCCATGGCGTCTCCGCCTGTCTTTGACGTGGGGACGTACAAGTTCATCCAAGACGAGGACCAGTGCATTTTCGAGCATCGCTACCTTAAGACCAATGACACTCTGGGCTTCATGCTCATGCTGGCCGTCGTGGTCCTGGCCACTCACGGGTTCTACGCCAAACTCCTGCTGTTTGAATACAAGCACCGCAAGATGAAGCCTGTCCAGCTTGTGCCGGCCATCAGCCAGAACTGGACCTTCCACGGCCCGGGTGCCACGGGTCAGGCAGCAGCCAACTGGATCGCAGGCTTTGGCCGAGGCCCAATGCCCCCCACCCTGCTGGGCATCAGGCAGACTTTGCACAACCAGCAGCACCGGTGCCTGCTTGGCATGGAGGAGGTCAGATCTGAGAGGAGGCTAGGAAGGATGttctacatcatcaccctgctcttCCTGGTGCTCTGGGCTCCCTACATAGTGGCCTGTTTCTGGAGGGTGTTTGTCAAGTCCTGCTCCATCCCTCACAGGTACCTCTCTATCACAGTGTGGATGAGCTTCGCCCAAGCAGGAGTCAACCCTATCTTCTGCCTTCTGCTCAATGAGGACTTGAGGAAAGTGCTGAGGGCCCACCTGCCCACCTACAGCAGGACTAGACAACACCAACAGCTGCACCGCCATGAGCTGTTTGTGTTCACCATCACATGA
- the LOC106572377 gene encoding histone-lysine N-methyltransferase SUV39H1 isoform X1, with protein sequence MAEDLKGCQVVCKVTTSQLQTLCRHEGIVCLDLGVNRKQMHNFEVEYLCDYKRTLVPGRKTANATGVPKEREFYLVKWKGYPDHMNTWEPRKNLRCVELLRQFWDDVFLELQRQKKTVVPNQFETELSSYLEQRARHRQSLQRWEAQINCVGGLTKRILVRNCVDLEGPPNNFTYINNYKVGEGVSMTTMAVGCECTNCLENPVGGCCPGVSGHGFAYNECGQVKVKPGEPIYECNNMCRCGPDCPNRVVQRGIQHTLCIFKTDNGRGWGVRTSERIRRHSFVMEYVGEIITTEEAERRGQVYDRQGATYLFDLDYVEDEYTIDAAHYGNVSHFVNHSCNPNLQVYNVFIDNLDERLPRLAFFSNRGISAGEELTFDYNMQIDPIDVESTKMDSNFSMTRSPKKASLITGSPKKLHMTGSPKKDPLMIGSPKKDPLMIGSPKKDPLMIGSPKKDPLMIGSPKKDPLMIGSPQKDPLMIGSPKKRARMECKCGTDNCRGYLF encoded by the exons ATGGCGGAAGATTTAAAAG GGTGCCAAGTTGTATGCAAAGTGACAACGAGCCAGTTGCAGACACTCTGTCGTCATGAAGGGATTGTGTGCTTGGATCTGGGGGTCAACAGGAAACAAATGCACAACTTCGAAGTGGAGTACCTGTGTGACTACAAGAGGACACTTGTTCCTGGTAGGAAGACAGCCAATGCCACAGGAGTACCAAAG GAGCGAGAGTTCTACTTGGTTAAATGGAAGGGTTACCCAGATCACATGAACACATGGGAGCCGAGGAAAAACCTGCGGTGTGTGGAGCTCCTACGTCAGTTCTGGGACGATGTCTTCCTGGAGCTGCAGAGACAGAAAAAGACCGTAGTCCCCAACCAGTTTGAAACAGAGCTGTCCTCTTACCTGGAGCAGAGGGCCAGGCATAGGCAGAGCCTGCAGAGGTGGGAGGCCCAGATCAACTGTGTCGGAGGCCTCACCAAACGCATCCTGGTCCGCAACTGTGTGGACCTGGAGGGCCCTCCGAATAACTTCACCTACATCAACAACTACAAG GTGGGTGAGGGCGTTTCGATGACGACAATGGCAGTGGGGTGCGAGTGCACCAACTGTTTGGAGAATCCTGTGGGTGGTTGCTGCCCAGGAGTATCGGGACATGGCTTTGCCTACAACGAGTGTGGGCAGGTGAAGGTTAAGCCTGGGGAGCCCATCTATGAGTGCAACAATATGTGTCGCTGTGGACCAGACTGCCCCAACAGAGTGGTACAGAGAGGGATCCAGCATACCCTCTGCATCTTCAAAACAGACAACGGGCGGGGGTGGGGAGTACGGACCTCTGAGCGTATCAGAAGGCATTCCTTCGTCATGGAGTATGTTGGAGAG atcatcactacagaggaggcagagaggcggGGTCAGGTCTATGACAGACAGGGAGCAACATACCTGTTTGACCTGGACTATGTGGAGGATGAGTACACCATTGATGCTGCTCACTATGGAAATGTATCCCACTTTGTCAACCACAGT TGCAACCCTAACCTGCAGGTGTATAACGTATTCATAGACAACCTGGATGAGCGACTGCCACGCCTGGCTTTCTTCTCAAACCGTGGTATCAGCGCTGGGGAGGAGCTCACCTTCGACTACAATATGCAGA TTGATCCAATAGATGTGGAGAGTACAAAGATGGACTCCAATTTCAGCATGACTAGATCACCCAAAAAGGCTTCTCTCATAACTGGATCACCCAAGAAGCTTCACATGACTGGATCACCCAAAAAGGATCCCCTCATGATTGGATCACCCAAAAAGGATCCCCTCATGATTGGATCACCCAAAAAGGATCCCCTCATGATTGGATCACCCAAAAAGGATCCCCTCATGATTGGATCACCCAAAAAGGATCCCCTCATGATTGGATCACCCCAAAAGGATCCCCTCATGATTGGATCACCCAAAAAGCGAGCGCGCATGGAGTGCAAGTGTGGGACAGACAATTGCAGGGGGTACTTGTTTTAG
- the LOC106572373 gene encoding WD repeat-containing protein 13 isoform X3, with translation MEDFEEDPRAQGARGHRRSVSRGSYQLQAQMNRAVYDERTPGALVPTSVAEASRAMAGDTTLSENYAFAGMHHIFDQHVDSAVPRLQFANDDKHLLACCSLDGTLSIMILSPSPPSVKVVLKGHAGPVTDFAWSLSNDVIVSTSKDGTLRIWNTEDGRCIREVRDPEASELLCCTFQPMNNNLTVVGNSKHLLQVVNISTGKKVKGGSSKLTGRVLSMSFDAPGRILWAGDDRGSVFSFLFDMATGKLTKAKRLVVSEGSPICSISARSWISREARDPSLLINACVNKLLLYRVVDNEGTLQLKRSFPIKHGSQPLHSIFCPLMSFRQGACVVTGSEDACVYFFDVERNTKAIVNKLQGHGGPVLDVSFNCDESLLASADSTGMVIIWRREQK, from the exons ATGGAG GATTTTGAGGAGGACCCCCGTGCTCAGGGGGCTCGTGGTCACCGTCGATCTGTGAGCAGAGGCTCCTACCAGCTACAGGCCCAGATGAACAGGGCAGTCTATGATGAGAG GACCCCAGGTGCCTTGGTGCCAACCTCTGTGGCAGAAGCTAGCCGTGCCATGGCTGGGGATACCACTCTGAGCGAGAACTATGCTTTTGCTGGCATGCACCACATATTCGACCAACATGTGGACTCTGCAG TTCCACGGCTGCAATTTGCTAATGATGACAAGCACCTCCTAGCCTGCTGCTCATTGGACGGCACCCTGTCCATCATGATCCTGTCCCCGTCCCCGCCCAGTGTGAAGGTTGTCCTGAAGGGTCATGCAGGTCCCGTCACCGACTTTGCTTGGTCCCTTAGCAACGACGTCATCGTGTCGACATCAAAGGATGGGACACTGCGTATTTGGAACACGGAGGATGGGAGGTGTATCCGTGAGGTCAGAGACCCGGAAGCTAGCGAACTGCTTTGCTGCACCTTCCAGCCCATGAATAACAACCTCACAGTG gtagggaacagtaAGCACCTCCTGCAGGTGGTGAACATCTCCACTGGGAAGAAGGTGAAGGGGGGTTCCAGTAAGCTGACGGGACGGGTACTGTCTATGTCCTTTGATGCCCCTGGGAGGATCCTGTGGGCCGGGGACGACAGGGGCAGCGTCTTCTCCTTCCTGTTTGACATGGCCACAG GGAAGCTGACCAAAGCCAAGCGGCTTGTGGTGAGTGAGGGCAGCCCAATCTGCAGCATATCTGCCCGCTCCTGGATCAGCAGAGAGGCTCGAGACCCCTCCTTGCTGATCAACGCCTGTGTCAACAAACTGCTACTCTACAG AGTGGTGGATAATGAAGGCACTCTGCAGCTTAAGAGGAGCTTCCCCATCAAGCACGGCTCCCAGCCCCTTCACAGCATCTTCTGCCCTCTCATGTCCTTCAGACAGGGCGCCTGTGTTG TGACTGGCAGTGAGGATGCCTGTGTCTACTTCTTCGATGTGGAGCGCAACACTAAGGCCATAGTCAACAAGCTGCAGGGTCACGGTGGCCCAGTGCTGGATGTCAGCTTCAACTGTGACGAGAGCTTACTGGCTTCTGCAGACTCCACTGGCATGGTCATCATCTGGAGGCGGGAGCAGAAGTGA